A genomic window from Silene latifolia isolate original U9 population chromosome Y, ASM4854445v1, whole genome shotgun sequence includes:
- the LOC141632610 gene encoding uncharacterized protein LOC141632610 — MFSEFKNEWVAACLTGGVKILGVTTSDSIPIIDREKYKVYYVNFISDEMKLNCTCKKFERHGILCRHALYVLKEQGLDNVPDQYLLSRWSKLATCQPICNNVPHTLIEDCNSLDVRRHKISTLWSEVFSCVTLAEQKPEHVDELLGILKGFKDKISSQTSTSECSSTSNTGDRLRNKNRELEMLLGTKIPTEVVVLPPIQSKTKGSGKRMMSQKEKATKVQKKAPRKCNACGELGFYDSRNCPGRV; from the coding sequence ATGTTTTCTGAATTTAAAAACGAGTGGGTGGCTGCTTGTTTAACCGGTGGTGTTAAAATTTTAGGGGTTACTACCAGTGACAGCATCCCAATTATTGATCGTGAAAAATACAAGGTTTACTATGTTAACTTTATCTCTGACGAAATGAAATTGAACTGCACCTGTAAAAAGTTCGAGAGACATGGAATTTTGTGCCGTCATGCGCTTTATGTGTTGAAAGAACAAGGCCTTGACAATGTTCCAGATCAGTATCTGTTAAGTAGGTGGAGCAAATTGGCAACATGTCAGCCGATTTGTAATAATGTGCCACATACTTTAATTGAAGATTGTAACTCATTAGATGTTAGACGACACAAAATTAGTACCCTATGGTCCGAGGTGTTCTCGTGTGTGACGCTCGCTGAACAAAAACCTGAGCATGTTGATGAATTACTGGGCATTCTGAAAGGTTTTAAAGACAAGATAAGCTCACAAACCAGTACGTCAGAATGTAGTAGTACTAGTAACACAGGTGATAGACTGAGGAACAAGAATAGGGAACTTGAGATGCTCTTAGGAACAAAAATACCAACAGAAGTGGTTGTCTTACCTCCTATTCAGTCAAAGACGAAAGGGTCTGGAAAACGAATGATGTCCCAAAAGGAAAAAGCTACGAAAGTACAGAAGAAAGCGCCCAGGAAATGCAATGCTTGTGGAGAATTAGGATTCTATGATAGTCGGAATTGTCCTGGGAGAGTATGA